The following coding sequences lie in one Spirosoma sp. KUDC1026 genomic window:
- a CDS encoding glycosyltransferase family 4 protein, whose protein sequence is MWHAPFQSGRILPNKKRHPKLKVVLTVHDLNVLHEGKPEPVQQKSLAHTQSLIDQSDAIVCISEFTKSDVLAHCRVGDKPVYVIYNGLNKAPDQVGEPTGYRPSGEFLLGIGYQNKKKNFHVLLPLLQSNPDLELLLAGHHDDPAYVDQMRQSAQAMGVSERLHLLGTVSEADKAWYLKHCKAFLHPSLAEGFGLPVIEAMQFGKPVFLSTATSLPEIGGDAAFYFPNFDAETVQKTFEQGMNSYDTSRAGAIICNAARFTWEESARQYLAVYRSLM, encoded by the coding sequence GTGTGGCACGCGCCGTTCCAGTCCGGCCGGATTTTACCCAATAAGAAGCGTCACCCGAAGCTGAAGGTCGTGCTGACCGTTCACGACCTGAACGTCCTGCACGAAGGAAAGCCCGAGCCGGTGCAGCAAAAAAGCCTGGCCCACACGCAGTCGCTGATCGACCAGAGCGACGCCATTGTCTGCATTTCCGAATTCACGAAAAGCGACGTTCTGGCTCATTGCCGCGTTGGCGACAAACCCGTTTATGTCATCTACAACGGCCTCAACAAAGCGCCGGATCAGGTAGGGGAACCTACTGGGTACCGACCCTCCGGCGAATTTTTGCTGGGTATTGGCTACCAGAACAAGAAAAAGAACTTCCACGTTCTGCTGCCCCTGCTCCAGTCGAACCCCGACCTCGAACTGCTGCTGGCCGGTCACCACGACGACCCGGCTTACGTCGATCAGATGCGGCAGTCTGCGCAGGCGATGGGGGTAAGCGAACGGCTGCACCTGCTCGGAACGGTATCGGAGGCCGATAAAGCCTGGTACCTGAAACACTGCAAAGCGTTCCTGCACCCCTCGCTGGCCGAAGGCTTCGGGCTGCCCGTTATCGAAGCCATGCAGTTCGGCAAACCCGTGTTTTTATCGACGGCCACGTCGCTGCCCGAGATAGGGGGGGATGCCGCTTTTTACTTTCCGAATTTTGACGCCGAAACTGTACAGAAAACGTTCGAGCAGGGCATGAACAGCTACGATACGTCGCGGGCCGGAGCCATTATCTGCAATGCCGCCCGGTTTACCTGGGAGGAAAGCGCCCGGCAATACCTGGCTGTTTACCGCTCGCTGATGTAG
- a CDS encoding glycosyltransferase family 4 protein, with the protein MHQIIFDCERMKYANTGLYYFCLNLGRAIQQQLEQEKMSVFIPRHVSSAFGPSVSALPQHSLQKFFMPSVSQYQLWHCTYQNSNYVPRRNRKIKVLLTIHDLNFLYEDKPDRKKERYLSHLQENINRSDAIVCISEFTRNDVLTHCDVGNRPVHVIYNGTNGLPKPTLDEKSYRPRVPFLFNIGAVTRKKNQHRILPLLQSNPYMELVLAGRHEDKEYAHFIRQQASDLNVGDRTHLVNEISENEKSWYYHNCQAVVMPSLAEGFGLPITEAMSVGKPVFLSKHTAMTEIGKDLAFYFHDFDNMHDDFQSGMLHYQNAGNRIREAMKAYSATFNWEDSARKYLEVYRSLLPELPAVLQPAPSVLTADRRELYTLTPTNEGL; encoded by the coding sequence ATGCACCAGATTATTTTTGACTGCGAGCGCATGAAGTACGCCAACACAGGCCTGTACTACTTTTGCCTCAACCTGGGTAGAGCGATTCAGCAACAGCTCGAGCAGGAAAAAATGTCGGTGTTTATACCCCGCCACGTATCGTCAGCTTTCGGGCCGTCGGTATCCGCTCTCCCCCAACACTCGCTGCAAAAGTTCTTTATGCCGTCGGTCAGTCAGTATCAGCTCTGGCACTGTACCTACCAGAATTCAAATTACGTTCCCCGCCGGAACAGGAAAATAAAAGTCCTGCTGACGATCCACGATCTGAACTTCCTGTACGAAGACAAACCGGACCGGAAGAAAGAGCGTTACCTCAGCCATTTACAAGAAAACATCAACCGCAGCGACGCCATTGTCTGCATTTCGGAGTTTACTCGCAACGACGTGCTGACCCACTGCGACGTGGGCAACCGGCCCGTGCATGTCATCTACAACGGCACCAACGGTCTTCCCAAACCAACGCTGGACGAGAAATCGTACCGCCCCCGCGTACCGTTTCTGTTCAACATTGGCGCCGTTACCCGTAAGAAGAACCAGCACCGGATTCTGCCCCTGCTGCAGAGCAACCCCTACATGGAACTGGTGCTGGCCGGCCGGCACGAGGACAAGGAATACGCTCATTTCATCCGGCAGCAGGCGTCGGATCTGAACGTTGGTGACCGGACGCACCTGGTCAACGAAATTTCGGAGAACGAAAAATCGTGGTACTACCACAACTGCCAGGCCGTGGTGATGCCGTCGCTCGCTGAAGGATTTGGTCTGCCCATCACCGAAGCCATGTCGGTGGGTAAACCGGTGTTCCTGTCGAAACACACGGCCATGACGGAAATCGGGAAGGATCTCGCGTTCTATTTCCATGATTTCGACAATATGCACGACGATTTCCAATCCGGGATGCTGCACTACCAAAACGCCGGAAACCGCATCCGGGAAGCAATGAAAGCGTACAGCGCTACGTTCAATTGGGAAGACTCGGCCCGGAAATATCTGGAAGTATACCGATCTTTGCTTCCGGAATTACCCGCGGTACTTCAGCCTGCGCCCTCCGTTCTTACGGCGGACCGACGAGAATTGTATACGTTAACACCAACGAATGAAGGTTTATAG